The Quercus robur chromosome 3, dhQueRobu3.1, whole genome shotgun sequence DNA segment gttttgcacctatttggttgctgagaaaatgggAGAAAGTTAAGGGGCGTTAACTAAAGTAAGGAGCTTTTTTTGAGAggtaataaaagttttattgataagaaAAGTACAATGTGTTTACGATAGTAAACTCACTACACTTGAAGTGAATGCATGGGTACTTCTCCAAAAGCTGTGTATATGCATGTACGTATGGGTGCTTCTGCAAAAGTTGCTTGCTTCCTTTGTTGTATTTTGTCATGCACCTAtatggttgctgagaaaatgggAGAAAGTGAAGCAAAATGACTAAAGTAAGGAACTTGAGAAATCGTTATGTTACATGGGTACTTCTGCAAaagttgtttgttttctttgttgtatttttttacgcgcctgtttggttgctgagaaaatgggTACTTCTACAAAAGTTTTGGGATCATATATATAATGCTCTTATGATTCATTAATGGTAAGTTcttaaagttgataattttgggttttgatttctttgttgTATTGTTGTCTTGAGTTGTGCacctgtttggttgctgagaaaatatgagaaagtGAAGGGCAATAACTAAAGTAAGGAACTTGGGAAGTCATTGTGTTACATAGTTACTTCTATAGAGGTGTGTGatcagaaatatatatatatatatatatatatatataaaggctCTTATGGTTCAGAAGTTTtgtaagttttaaaatttcataaatttagGTAATTTTGGCTCGtagacttttatttatttattaaaccTTTTCCCACTATAGCTAGGCTGCTagagttattatttattaatgcTGTTTGTGGTCCATGTTGGAGCAGTTTTTCATAACTTTGGGGCTTGAACATTGAAACTCTATAACTAGGCATTTGGCAGAGGGTTTTTGGTTGGTAAGTTTTGTATGTACCCAATGGATTTTGAACCTACGACCTCCCCATCTACTCTATTCTTAGGGACCCCTTCATAGTTTGTAGAAATGCTTTTTGGACCACGTGTGTAACTAGAAAGTTTATACTCTATTCCACCTAGGCATTGAGCAAAAGTCAGTGTGGCCAAGGAAGATAATGGCAACAAATATGACATTGTGTAAGAGTTTGCAAAACTCATGGCTAATGGTTTTAAAGTTAGCCCCGCTGTTCTGAAATGGTCTCAGTGAGTGATGTAGGCAGGAATCACCAGCTAGGCACCTAGGCCTGCAAATGGATTGGATTTTAACCGGATTGAGGCTGAACCTAGTCTGGTTTGTTAAGTGGAAAGTTAATTACAATTTGAATTCCACTCAATGTCTTCATCTCCAAAAGCCTATTTGATTTGAATAAGATTGGCttatatatgcatattttatGTGACTATATATTACTTGTCATATCAATTTCTGGGAcaaatttgaactctaattaAATACATAGATCAAAACCTTCCTACCCTGACCACTAGGATTATGATTGGATTGGATTATAATCAAAATTTCATGCATTAACAGGCTTATAACCCACTGGAATGAAAGGCTTGATTATGAGCTTTGAAGGatattaaactttattattgtTGGAGGTGTATATGTATAAACTAGAGAGAAATGGTGAAAGATGGATCACAAACCGTGCCAATAATTTGAGCTATGGTTGACGGTTATTActtgatttcaatttttaagatGCTACTCTTTTTTGGCAAGCATGGAAGATGCTACATACTTTATACAGGCATGTATGTTGAGGAAAATGATTTAAAGAAAgtaaagaatgaagaaaaaagtCTGAATCTTTATTTGTTATGTTGGTTTGGCTTTCTGGCCTCAATTGGAGTGCATTGAGTAGGTATTCTTGGAGCGATGTTTATGTTTACGAATAGAAAGAGTTGTAGAGAGCTCAAGTTTGTGGGATAGAAATTTTGATTTGTCCATGAGGTCTTAAGCATCACAAGTCTCTTTTATCTTTTGGAGTTTACTACTAATCTCCCATTCTTGGACATGTGCTTATTGTGTGTGAGATTTTTCCATAGAATGATAGAATCACTCATGGCATTTTCCCAACATTGTTGGATGGCTACATTGTGGCACTTTATGTGGAACCAATATATGTTTTCATCGTTTTGGGATAACGTGGTGAGTGGTTATAAATTGtcatttactaaaaaaaaaaaaaacatgattacATTGATTGTCCTTAACTCTATTAGTTGGATTGTAGAATTATATGATCCTTTGTCCTTGATGTTCTACCATACAGTTGATTGTATACCAGCCCCTCTGATCCAACTTCCATTTCATAATCTCTGGACAATAGGTTTGTTGGACTTTACTCTAGATGAGCTATtgcaattttaatatttttttggatccGACTGGTTTTGTTTTCCTTATCTTTCTGAATGAAGTAGCTCCAGTTGTTACCAAAATCCTATACATTTTCTTGTATAACTTATTTTCCATTTAACTGTTTTGGGACAACCATGACCTTTCCCATATTATCATCCCTTTAGGAATACTTCATGATGGcatttagtttatatatatatataatggaagAAATTTTTAGTATGTTCTTACATTTACTTTATGGTGACATATCTTTTGGCAAAGTAGGGGATTGTGAGGAAGATTTAAAGTTTTTTGAATCCTTACTGGCAATTTTTGTTTCTGGAAAGAGAGCCAAGCTGTCAACCAAAAGGTGTTTAACTAATAATTTTGAATAGAATATGTAGAAATGGTGTTTGATTGTATCTTTAAATTGGTTTTGTGATTTTATATTGTATATGTTTACGAATCTTCACTTGGTTGTTTTGTTATGCATTTCGTTCTAATAGAAGTATACAAACTTTACCttgcttttactttttatagCTGAAAAATGTCGGCAGCTGGTTGGGGAAGAGGCTTCATCTCAAAGTGGGAAGTTTACTTTCTTGAACTGTTTCGACATGGGCTCTGGAACTGTAGCGTGTGGTGTGAAAGAGGGCGTGAAGCTGTACTTCTACAACATTAGAGCTGCTCATGTTGAAAAAGCAAGGAATATTGCAGTTGAGAATGCCTTAGTTGACGCATTGTCACAGGGGATGGCTCCTAAAGATGCAGCCAAACAAGCACAGAAAGAAGGGGCAAAGGCTGCAAAGTTGGCAACCCGGAAAGCCAAGCGCATTATAGGCCCCATTATCTCCTCTGGATGGGACTTTTTTGAAGCAATATACTATGGTGGTACCATGACAGAAGGGTTCCTCAGAGGCACTGGAACATTGTTTGGCACGTATGCTGGTGGTTTTTTTGGAGAGCAAAGGTTTGGGAGGTTTGGCTATCTTGTGGGAAGTCAATTGGGCAGTTGGGTTGGAGGTAGGTTTGGACTTATGGTATATGATGTGGCTAATGGAGTGCATTACTGGCTTCAGCTTGTTCAAACTGCAGAAAGTGTTCTTCGTGAAACACCGGCTTATGAAAAATTTGAATCTTCTGAGGATACAACTACTTATGAGGCTCCTCCTTCATATATGAGTTCTGAGGCATCTGAAGATTCCAATGCTTATGAAACTCCTGCTTATGAGAGCTCTGAATCATATGAAGATTCTGAATTTAGGTGAATGCATTAGATTacttttatgattttctttttcttgaaattCTATTGATTATAGATACATAATAAGCTATGTTATACTAAGTTATTCAAAATTTGTGTATAAATCTACGAATAGTCACGTTCTACAACTGCAAGTAGTCATACTTGATAAATGTCACCATAAAATTATGTGTGGGAGTTGATGGAAGGAGCATGAagacaatttatttttattttgaatttaattgtatttttatcttTGGTCCATTGGATTTCATTTTAGGTCTTGTTAGTTGCTTaggttattagtattttattttatgctggtatatttaattttctacgATCAATTCTTttcataattcaataattgggcttatatatatatatatatatatatatataaatgagtaGTTTAGATATCATATGTGCATGCTGTTGTACTCTTACAAAGACAAGTTtatgatgaataaaattttaattggaaaattttcaatgatcTGATGTTGAATTGATCTAAGCAACTACGCCTAGATGCTGAATtcctaatatatttttttccccttttttttgacGGTGATTTAAAGCAAGTCTAGTTGATGATTCATAGGTAAATTCTCAGCCTAGGTGCTGAGAATTTGTGCTACATCAGTTTTGGTATTAGAGCTTATTGTTCTACGCCGAGTAATCATTTAGTGGAAGATGCTTCATTAAGATCATACAGAGTAACAAAGGGAACTTCATTTAAATTAGCAATGGAGAGTTGtgacataaaaaaagaaaaaagaaaaaaaagagttgggTTTCAAGCTTAATTGgataaatcattttatattttgtaacaaaaatggTGGCGAGGGATGTGTCGAACCCTACCTGTTTGTGGAGATGGTAGTTCTACTCATTGAAAAACCAATGCTTGAGAGGCTTATATGGTAAGGGAGTCCATACACTCCCTCAAGTAGGCTGAGTCATAACCTGATTTTAGTTCAGTCCTAATCAAAGCACTGGTGGTTAAGAcagtaaaatttattgtataaaTCTATTTGTTTATCATAGGTGAGTTTGGTGTTTAGTCTTTGTACGTCAAATTGCTTATTTGTTGGTCCTTCGATATATTGGGTTGGTTTTAGGGGGGAAGTATTCCCTCCCAAAACTTTCTCTCACCTCTGTTAAGGGTTGTACTCAAGGAGGAAGAAAGACACCATACAGCTTCACTGGTCTGAGCAATGATGGCTGAAGAGCTCGTCTTGGATCATATAGAGATGGAGTTGTCCTAATGCTCCTCAAGAGAATTTCATTATCAGATGGTAAAGTCTTTCTGAGCTGTTTCATGAAAAGAGCTGATGGCTTCTAATATCATTGGTGGGCCGAGGGGCTTCAACAATTGAGGAATTAAACAtcagtttcaaatttgaagatgCTCACTGCTCAGGCTGTCATTGAATGTGAAATTCGGtttcaaattcataattttttttttttttttttgattgacaGTGTTCAAGTAAAGACTGAAGACTggtaatgaaatttttatttttatttttaacatacaTTAAAGAGCAAAGTTTTGTGCACTAATGGAACACTAGAGTGATATGTGGTGTATTGAACTGGACATGTGAGTGGCACATAATCATTTTTAAACACGTATTATATCTATGTCACATACCCTAGCATATTAGATGAATTAAGATGGCTTGTGTGTTACATACCGGCAACGGGTTCTATTTTTAGTCAATAAAGAAGAATTACACATTACACTAGCATGCTAGTCCTTTAATTTTGTCTACAACTccaaaaaatgacaagaaaataGAGTTTTTCTATTTGTCCATCAGGAAATTATGTTACCTGAAGACTTAATAGGGGGCCTGTAGGTTCTGGCCTGGGATTTTGAGACTGCAAAGTGTAAGTGACCAATGCCCATTTCTCTCAAAAAGATACCCAAATGACTTTGTTGAATCAACTAGAAAGAGATTTTAAGAAAACAGACAGTAATGTAATTGCCAAAGTGTTGGGCCAATATGTAATAGTAAAATTATAGAGATATACTGCCTAATGATGCCCATTGGAATGGTTTTTTATGTTAGGGTTCTGTTAACGAGTTAATGacttattttaggaaaatttctaaaaagttattttaagaaagtttagATACtaatttcatgaaaaatattaaaaaaatagtaaaaaatatttctaaaaatattttctaggtCATTACTCTTAAggtatttattaactttttcctttATGTCATGGGTAATAACTTGTGAGCACTAATACCTATAGGGTTTAATTCATATATCGTGGTTTTGAATCTCCAACAAGAATGGGAAGGATATTATatctaaaaaatcaaaagaatttccaaattataatgATCCTTTAATATGAGGTGGATCGATCCGCTCATTTTTGAAATCATACATGTTCTTAAAATAATTAGTGATAGCTATATTCCAATAaatatacttttttaaaaacttgttttatttttgtttaataacaGTTCTTCACCCGCCCCAGTGAATTAGATGGCTAGATACAATTGATTCGAATTTGGGTTGAAAACTACATTTTTGAAATCCAACTTTTCAAGAAGTTTCATGTCAAATAATTTCAAGTTGATGGGTTGATGGGAAACTGaccttaaataaaatattcttttgtaTATAAGTTTGAAACATCTCTTGATCAAAAACAGAAACATTTCATGATCAAATAGTTTTCCAAATTGCATTATTGAGGAAAAAAAGGGGGTGTCAATggacattttgtttttattagaaTGGGACCGCAAATTGATCGCACGCACAAAATAGAAGATAAAGGAGGAGCAAGGGGCCCACCTCTCGGGTCCCAAGGTTGATGACTCCCGGAGGTGTTGTCAAAGACTCGTGTACAGAACGCCCATCACTCTCAGGGGTAAGTGTGTGGCACATGGTATCGTGTGGTTACCACACTCTCATTTTCCAAATGGCACAATGAATTTGACTTTAATTGATAGCCAACGAATGTGGTTAAATCAATATGGtcccaattttgattttgatgtcTGTCCCAACGCTCCATCTATTTCTTGTAAAGGAAGAAAGCCTTTCATTTACTTCATTTTCTTTGGTACCATGGCATGAGCTTCAAACTTTAGAATAGAAATTGCATTGGTGAAAGACATTATGATAGGttgaaaaaatagataaatgaaGAGTGCTAGACAAGTTGAAAGTAACTTAAGGTTGACAATGAACCTAAAAAAGTTAGGTGATACAATAGATCTctatgacttttattttttttattttttatttttattatttttttatatataaaaacgATAggatataaatttataatgtcCGTTGCATGgtaattattctttattattaaattaagacATCAATAACTTTCATTTTTATGTAGTAGAAATTCATTCGTACGGCACTTATTCCcgataaaaaatttaacaagtTAAGAGGAAGAACATTTCTTTAGGAAAGTGAAAAAGTGTCTTTTACAATGGCCTATAATGTAAACTTATGGTGGGAATGATGGTGAACAAATAATGATTTTCTTTACGCAATTTCAACCATATATGtcattttcctttgtttctaAACCCCACACTTTTGAAATTCGGCATCAATCTAAAAGATAACCCAACTTCAGCGGCGAGTAGTCGCATTTGTCTTCTTTGTTGGTAGTGGAGTGGCCAAATTGGCCAAAAAGGTCgctttttaatttattcaaattGGATGTATCATGCTTCTCTTTAACTaccataaaaatatattatcatgACTTACTAAAATGTACTCTTAATGTCAAAATCTATGGTTTACATTCATTTCCCTCATGGACTCTATTTGAATTATGGAAATTAGGTTATAAATTTTgatgaatttgttaaaaatatcaAGTCTATTGTCTAGATTCAGcgtatttaattttatttggaatGCAGGCAGAATAATCATGTAAGCATAAAGCATAATAATCTTGGGGAATGTTAACAAGTtgcaaaaaagacaaaaagtttTGCCAGAAAAAGTCAAAAAGACACTAAATAGTAcctacaaaattgaaaaaataacataaattgcaaaaaaaagacaaaaatcttgttagaaaaaagtaaaaaaaaaaaaaaaattgtggttaACGGGCATTGCAAGGTGCCCATTAACACAACCTAATAATCTTAATCTTACTTGAAATGTAAGTAAAGTAATCTTAATCATACGTATAGTGCAAGTATAGTAATCCTATATTAGTTACTTAGTTTAGGATTTGACCTATTATAAATACCTTTCAATGGGTTCATGGTAATAAAAGACTTGAATAATAAAGATTTAGCTATCAAACGCTTTCTAATGTAAAAGTAACTCTTTAAGGCTAAATCACGTTAATTTCTCCtaccttcttttattttcttcttcatattGTCTTATATACTTTTATTATGTTGTCATAGTTATATCTCGCCTTTTTAACATAGTATcatattttatcttttctaacatggtatcaaaatTCAACGGTAGTCTTCAATGGTCTCCTTTAATCCATACTACTTTAACCACTAGAGACAAATGTAATACTTTCTAACAAGATGAATTTGGTGatttcatttatatttaatggacacgtgtatttttcttttgcacCCGTCTAATATCTTTGGTCTAGTACATGTTTGATgtgtagttaaatttttttttttctttaagtacaactatatttttatcaattttctaTTGATAAACTTTCAGTAAAAGCTTAATCCAAACGCACCTCAACCCCCCTTCTCAATTTTCCATTTTATgtcgttctctctctcttatagtTGCATTTTATTTCTAGTTGATAATAATGATCAAAGGTTCATTAACTtaatctatctttttttttttttggtaagattAACTTAATCTATTCAAAGGTTTAGAATAATCTCCGAAGGTAGAAAGTATGCAATTAATTGTTATTCGCACTATCGAAAGAGAATGATGATTTCTCATTTGAACCGTTGAAGTTGAAGGAAAAGGCTCAAAAAGGAATAAAACTAATATGATACATACTACTCTCTAA contains these protein-coding regions:
- the LOC126716735 gene encoding uncharacterized protein LOC126716735, with the protein product MDFDFQSNRVQVLLTIVGIITLSITAEKCRQLVGEEASSQSGKFTFLNCFDMGSGTVACGVKEGVKLYFYNIRAAHVEKARNIAVENALVDALSQGMAPKDAAKQAQKEGAKAAKLATRKAKRIIGPIISSGWDFFEAIYYGGTMTEGFLRGTGTLFGTYAGGFFGEQRFGRFGYLVGSQLGSWVGGRFGLMVYDVANGVHYWLQLVQTAESVLRETPAYEKFESSEDTTTYEAPPSYMSSEASEDSNAYETPAYESSESYEDSEFR